The following are from one region of the Paraglaciecola sp. L1A13 genome:
- a CDS encoding enoyl-CoA hydratase/isomerase family protein, which translates to MDNPIISNTVTEHVICEIDQRGVATVTLNRPEVHNAFDDILIARLSEIFTQLGNDQTVRAVILAATGKSFCAGADLNWMKRMASYTYEQNLSDANNLATMLHTLNTLPKPTIARVQGAAFGGAVGLIACCDMAVGSKLSKFCLSEVKLGLIPATISPYVIQAIGERYSRRYFTTAEVFSSRRARRIGLLSESVTEEELDSTIDSMLDNILKNGPHAVSAAKQLIFDVVNRIPDEALRNTTSERIAITRVSTEGQEGLGAFLQKRRPNWYIS; encoded by the coding sequence ATGGACAACCCTATAATCTCAAATACTGTTACAGAGCATGTAATCTGTGAAATTGACCAACGTGGGGTGGCGACCGTTACCCTAAATAGGCCCGAGGTCCACAATGCCTTCGACGACATTTTGATTGCTCGTTTAAGCGAAATATTCACTCAACTTGGCAATGATCAAACGGTACGCGCAGTCATTCTTGCTGCGACAGGTAAAAGTTTCTGCGCGGGCGCTGATTTGAACTGGATGAAGCGCATGGCGTCATACACCTATGAGCAGAACCTAAGCGATGCTAACAATCTAGCAACTATGTTGCACACGCTTAATACCTTGCCAAAACCAACCATTGCTAGAGTGCAGGGTGCTGCATTCGGTGGCGCTGTAGGCTTAATAGCTTGCTGTGATATGGCGGTAGGCAGTAAGTTAAGCAAGTTTTGCTTAAGTGAAGTCAAATTGGGGTTGATACCCGCCACGATTAGTCCGTATGTCATTCAAGCGATCGGTGAACGATACTCGCGACGTTATTTTACCACAGCTGAAGTATTCTCTTCGCGCCGAGCCAGACGCATTGGTTTATTAAGTGAGAGTGTCACCGAAGAAGAGCTAGATAGCACTATTGATAGCATGTTGGATAATATTCTTAAAAATGGTCCCCACGCTGTATCGGCAGCCAAACAGCTGATATTTGATGTAGTAAATCGTATTCCTGACGAGGCCCTTAGGAATACAACCAGCGAACGTATTGCTATAACGCGGGTATCAACCGAAGGCCAAGAAGGTTTAGGTGCTTTTTTACAAAAACGTCGACCCAATTGGTATATCTCATGA